Sequence from the Ooceraea biroi isolate clonal line C1 chromosome 2, Obir_v5.4, whole genome shotgun sequence genome:
CGAACCTTGTATTATAAGTCTTGTAAAAGCAGTGCTATTAATtgaagtaatatataataatagtaaaagaaTCTTCCActgtaattgaaataatattctttcgtTAAGATGGACGATACTGCAAAACCagtaagtatattatatagccGTGCATTACGATATTTTACTTATGTTGTGTTTAACTTTTGTTTATATTCTGTATTTAACTTTGAAGAAAGCTCAAGTTAACATTAAGGAAAAAATTTATCCATGCATTTCATGACTTACAGACAGCAAACAGGTTATGTTAGGTTAGATTAGTAATCttcttatatattgtaaaacataGAAAACTCGTATAGGACCGCGGAGCACAGACAATtgcataatgtaaaataatcatCAATCATAGAATCCTTCATTTCTATCTTCAGGATGACAATCCTGAAGATAGAAATGAAGGATTCTAATTAGTTGATTCTCTTATgcattatgcaaaagtctgtgctccgGCTCTTAGACCGCTTTGGTTCCTATATTACTACAATAGGATGTCCTTTTGATGTTTTCTTGACGTCAAAATGATGTCATTTTGACTGCGTTATGTTCCTTGGGTAATAAAAAGTTCtatgtaaaactaaataaaatattcatatacacAATGAATCCTAGTATTCTTtgttatatatagatatattcttatgatgaaaaaaatatattagtgaATCTTAtgtttaaaagaaagaaagaaaactgcAGGAACTTTCAggaaatgaaatttctttACGTATAACCTTATTGAGGTACCTTTTCCAATTCATCTACGAACTTAAATACATCTTTGTTTCCTGTCATATAAAGAGTCCGTGAGATAGACAAGCATTCGTCTACCAGGTATAGAAACCTTTGCATCCACCTTCTATCTGTTTCAACAATTTCTTGGTTGGAATCGTTACAATTTCTATTAtgataattaagataattatcCCGCTTCAAATACATTGTTTTCTTATAATGGGAACTCAAACTTATCATCAGCTAAAACGAACATTGTATTCATAAATTAAACTAAGATTACAAAACtttggaaaataaagaattgttTTGAAATTAGAAGcgaattactctttaatgtgTCAGTACTTTAACATATCTATGCTAACTTGCTTGTGACCAATTATcttatcgttaattttatgaattgttATTTAGTAGAAttaatatacatgacatatacatgaaaaattaccgttaacaaatttattctgGGATATCTGTCAAAACTTATGAGACATTCTAAAGcagaattataaattgtgGACCAGTTATCTTTATTCAGAATGGCTCCACCATCATCGAGACAAATATAAAGACACTCTTCGTCATTCGAGTTTGTTACAttactgcaataaaataataaaaaagtatatacacgacaaaaatggaaatgtaGAAAAGGTATGagtaattgaaattataattaggtTAACCATTTTGGGTTCCATCTTAATAACCATTCATTTGGATAGGTAACGCCCAGGCCCGGAACAACACGATCAGATATAAGATCACAATATATGCCAAGTCTTCTTGCAACGCTCTGAAATATGACTATCAGCGGTACAATGCGGTCTTTATACTCCTGTcataatttaagaaacaaaaatattaacatttataagaaataataaatatgaagctATAGATACAACATAAGCTGatcataatgtattatattataaactatAACTTACGAACTTAATCATAAATAGGTATTGTCGAAAGAGATCTGATTTCAAAGAATGTACAACTGCGTCAAAGGTTGGTTTATGCAAGAGtatattgaaaagaatatcTATAATCTGTCTTCCCTCGCTGTTGTTCCATTGATTTTCAtagatattattgtatttccacCTCGAGAACTGTTCGCGAGATGCCGAGAATATTGGATGCTTGGGCTTCTCAACTTTAAGGCGCTTTATCACCTGTTGTGCGATATTATCCAGATCCATATCTATATGCGAGCAAGAGACATTTTTCTCCGGATGAAACCATTGTATGATAAAAGTTATCACCTCTTCCAATAGCTGGTGTTTGGGAGGGCGATTTATAAATTCCTGCCATACGGTTTCTAAATGATGATGCCTTAAATATGGTAGAAGGATTCttccgtaataaatatttgtcaggTCATCCTTATATCcactaaaaattaatactttgtatactaactatattattaatgtttcatcTCTTTACTACATAggttcccatacagcacagaagcttgcaccaacattgcagcaacgttgcaacgttgcaaattgcaatgcaacagtacaaaaacattgcagagatatatatccgcaaaatactagcacacttgtagcaacatgacattaatatttcggaaacattgcacaatcaaaatttgtaattaattaatattaataattcattttattaaaacattggagtcctcctatcctaacgagattcgttcaaatctattcgaccaatgatgtgtgatgaccagaatctgagctcggtaatatgcacatgcggtgtttgtctctttcgactatctaaagaacatggtggttgtacgacgcgagcatcattctaaaagaaagtagttacgtaaaagaaaaaggtaagtacttttttgtataatattatgtctaattatagcacttgtgtgctgttaaaatcttgtatctattaattattgggttgttcggaaagtaatttcgtttttcacaaagagatgtcgttagtcgcgttcctcgatacttaaccttactctaagcggcaaattcgttttatattttgacaactgacatttcagacgtcatttagtattttattgtgttgcgatctgtcaagtaattgttttttggtatcacatcaaacatggaaaatcaaagtgagcattttcgtaatattttgcttttttactaccgaaagggtaaaaatgcagtgcaagcgagaaaaaaattgtgcaccgtgtacggagaagatgtattgagtgaacgtcagtatcagaattggttttcgaaatttcgtactggaaatttcgatttgaaagatgcaccacgttcaggtcggccaattaaagctgatgacgagaaaataaaggctctgatgaatgcaaaccgtcgcataacaacacgcgaaattactgaaaagttaaatttatcgaattcgaccgtttacgattatttgaaacaccttggattcgtttcaaagctcgatatttggattccacacaatttaaaggaaattgacttgattcgacgcattaccatctgcgattcattgttgaaacgtgaagaaaatgaactatttttgaagcgaatcataactggagatgaaaaatggattgtttacaacaatgttaagcgaaaacgatcatagtccaggcaagatgaacctgctcaatcgacatccaaggcagatattcatcaaaagaagatcattctttctgtatggtggaaTTGGAAgagaatcgtatttttcgagctactaccaagcaaccagacgattgattcgaaagtgtattgtcgtcagctggatgaattggatgctgccatcaagcagaagcgaccagaattggcgaataggaaaggtgtcgtatttcatcacgacaatgccagaccacacacaagtttggtcacttgctagaagcttttacagcttggatgggatgtgctaccacacccaccatactctcctgatctggcaccatccaattaccatttgttccggtctctacaaaattctttgaacaaggtaaacttcgattcaaatgaaggcgtcaaaaatcacttgcttcaattttttgtcaataaggagaaggacttctatgagcgtggaatcttaaagttgccagaaagatggcgaaaggtagtggaacaaaatggccaatacatcactgaataaaatttattctaaatatgaaaaaaccgcctttcatttttccttgaaaaaacgaaataactttccgaacaacccaatataatagagaatcactctatttgcctatctcacggtttatatcactataacctcaaaattatggaaattcattagaaaactgcatattaatagttgtaatatttttaataactttttttgttatagaagctgttcgtgaaatacacaatcatgccactgatgcagaaattgctgaatgcatttccaagtggcttgctcaagctccggttaggattgagatCAAactatgtcattttacatataattctatacatacttgcagtatgtatatttttatgtaattttatagtaatatatgaattttaattcctattttatttttacaggcaacatacaaacaaaaacgaagaagattcaattatttaattaaaggaaaaatattttaacataattaaaggaaaaataatatctcaagaagaggatttttaggttttttttataaagaacagttactttttttataacaaaaatagagaaaatgtttatttcattttttattactattgttatattacatataactGTATGATTGAACGAACTTACCAAGTGAAGTTCGGTCCTAATTATGCCCTGGGTCTCGTCCGGATAGAATAACTATGTAGTCGTGCTCCCGCACGCACCTCGACAACAGTGTTAAAAAATCGCCAAAAGCAAAAGGCGATAACTCGCGCGttgcgccgcgccgcccgCGCGCCTCACATCCTCATGAGTTCAACGAAACCCAGGCAAATCGCTATACGTAGGGAGGGAGAAGTAGAAAAAGGGTGGGAagtccatccggacgagacccaGGGTATAATTAGGATCGAACTTCACTTGGTAAGTTCGTTCAATCATACAATTATGCTCCagggtctcgtccggatggaataACTATGTAGCTGTTTAAAGCTGTTTAAAATCAGTGATTTGCCGCAAACCAGGACTCCTAGGACAGGAAATCCACGTGAAAATGACATATAACAAATCTGAAACAAGATACGATATATAAGAAGCCCTAATAAAAGGAAGATGCGTATGCACCGAGTCTACAGGCTATACGGTACAATGAACAACTGTATAATCCcacagaatataaatataaagaaaaagactGCGCCACTAAGGTCCGCCGTGTGGAGCGGCGAAGAGTCGGGGCTCGCCAATCCGATATGTCTCTCCATGACGAAATCAGGATTCCATTGGCTGTAGCCTCAGACATCACAGACTGACTAGACGTAAGCGCAGAGAATACAACGGCGCGTACTCCACCTTCCACGAGGTCGGGAGTAAACTAGAGACTTACGAACTGTAAAGCAGTCGCTGCAAACGATAAATGTCACGAAAGAGGCGGAAAACCTCGCCACACGGATGTAATGGGTGAGGATAAAGCAAAAGGGCCAAAGAAGAGCTAAGAAGTCGTCTGTATGCAAAGTTCCCTAAACGGAACAATGGAAGGAATCCCATGCTTCGCAACAcgaaagaaacagagagaaagtaGAGGGCAGCCCGACGCTGATAGAGGAACTCAATTCGAGCTGGAAagtgaaaaaaggaaatattcaGCCCTCATTAGAGAAACGTTTGAGTCCGATGACTCGTTCCGAGGGCGAGGAGAGTTAAACTCGCCGCGAGAGTAATCCAGGCGACGAACATAAAGGTAAAAAAGCGGACAGCCGGGATATCACGAAGATCGGAATCCATCCGAAAATGTACGCAGGCACTGCGATTCGAATACTGCAGTACTTTCTAGATGGAAAATCTATGTACTGAAGGGAAGCAATGGGAAATAGAGACGCGTCCGCTGATGCTGACGAAAAAACCATCAAGAAAGCTGACGGAATGCTACTCGATAGTTAACTGATCAGGGGACCCGAGTGACTCGGGAGGGTGGCTTCCTGATATTCTGCCAGCCTTCCGGGAAGGGAGCCTCCGCGCCAGATGATGATCctcaaaaggaagaaaaggaaggtGCAAAAACTACGAGGCCGAAAAAATACGAGATGATGGAACAAAGGCAGTTCGGTCTGTAAGGGCTATCGAAGTATTACCCGTCTCTGCAACTGCCTCGATATAAGACTTTTCCTTCTCCTGAGATGGGAAACGCACTCCATGCAATCGCATCAGGAAGCAATCCAGATACTTAAGTGTTGTACTTGGTACTGAAAAAAGATGctagtaaaatgaaaaaaggcCAACATCCAGGCCGCTATACAAACGTTACCACCCAAAAAACCTTCAGGAACAGGAGCTGCGAATCGagaatcaaaaataaaattgtctctAAGACATGAGGCGTGTAAATACAAGAAGAGATATCCCGATCCTCATACTGGCGCTCAACCTGTTCCAGAACAACCGACAGGTGGGAGGCAAGGGTAGAAAAGAGCTGCAAATATGCGAAAGAACCGATGCAGTAATAGAAAGCAGTCCAACCGACTGCGAAACGAAGCATGGTGAGAAGAGGCATTAAAGTCCCCCTAGAATCAGGAAAAGAACAATGCCGAATAGCGGTCACTAGTCGAGTGCACCTGAATCCGCACAAGAAGCGCCCAAACGTTCAAAGCAAAACTACTGAGGAGGCTCCGTTAGTTTAATCGAAAACCAGGAGACACTCACACTCATACCTTATAGAATGAGATAAGAAGGTACACATAGAGGCACCGCGACCGAGAGCGGCTTTAATGCATGCCCAGGACAACATTAGTGATATCTCAATGACTAATATGTCCAAATTTATTCCACGGAAAAAATTCTACCTGGAACCCAGGCTCGATGGTGTTTCCATCAGCGCATCATTTGCCATCGGAGACAACCAACAGCGCATTTCTGTCGTCTCTGAGAGAGATGCAATGCGTACGTTAGGGATTAAATGAACTGCAAGGAAACCACGATGAGGGCCACATGACCCGGGAGTCGGAGACCAATGCACCTGCTCGAGGCACATCATCAGTATCTCCAAAATCAGGTGGTATCCTGGAATGCAGACAGCGATGATATCCGCACCGAAACTCTGTAATGATCTCGCAAGTCAGACAGTCTGATGGCGATAATCCACTGCGCAATCAAAAACATTGAACAAATGTGACAAAATCCGGGCGAAGGCGTCGTCAACGGCAAAAGAAATCATCCGCGATCCTGGGAGCATGAACAGATCGCGCATCCTCTAATTAGAGAAGAGGCGGCTCGATATGCGCGTGTACTTTGCGCAAAGTAGAGTAAATCGACCGTCACTCGATGATAGGTAGAAGCACAAATGGCTGCAAGGTACGTGAAGAAAAAAGTGCCACAGAAACAAAGGCTCGCCTAAGACGACGAGGTTTCCGAGAGGCCGAAATAAAACGGCAATACGGACGCAACGAGAAAGGCTCTCGCGGATCGCAAGGAAATGAGAGGCAGCAGAGATCCCGTAAGGCGTCCAACACCATAGAGGAGCAATGGCATTATTCAGCCAATGTGGATATTTACCCAAGCGATCGGCAAATCCTCAAGGCCGGGATCGCGACTAAAGGATGGTGACAGTTCAAGTGAGCGGGATCTCCTGGCCGAGGAAGAACAGATGAACCGGGGCCCCTCGAGTCTCCAACTAATGAAATGACGGAAAAACCACGAAGCTGGTTCCGCTACTTCGGTGTCTGGCGAATCGGGTGAACCTCGTTTTCCAGTCGCCGGTGACGGCTACTGCTGTGGGCATTGCGGCGACAGCAGAACAGAAGAGCCTACAGCCAGGCTCAAAGAACTACCGTCAGCAATTCCGATGCCGGTCAAACATGGGCTCCTGAACCCATCAGGACCAAAGATGACAAGATCCGTCCTGGTTGTGCGTTGTCCAGACACGCGCACGCTCCCGCGTGCGTGCGAGAAGCTAGTGCGACTCGCCAGCGCACGTTCGTGTGGCTTCACCTCCGCCGCAGGCCGCGGGGTACACCCCTTAAAAAACCCGCGAGACTAGAGGGCAGGAAGACGGAAGTGTGTCGTACGGAAAACCGCCGTTCGTGGTTGCCGGTCGGCGACACAGCTAAGGGACGTAAACTGACAAAATGCAGACGTGTCAGGACCGATCGTACGTCGTCGTCAAGAAGGTGCTCGTTCTGCATGAGTTACAACAGCCCTGAATGGATGCGCCATATCGAATGTGCGCGGCTGAGTTGATGAGTGGAGATGCTCGAAGGCGTTGCGGGGATGCAGCAGGGACCCATGTGTGCTCGAGCAAGAAAAAGAGCCCGATCGAACAGCGAGATTCGATCCAGCAATCTCGCGCTTGCGAAGCCGGCGCGCTGTCTGCTACGCCACGCATTCGGCTTGATCGGTACGCTTCAAGCCTATTGGCTGAAAAAGATGGCACAGAAAAAATTGACCCATGACCTGATAAGGCCAGTGCTGCAAGAAGGGTCGGTGCCGCCAGATCCGCTGATACCACAGAAGAAGACAGAAATCGAGCACAAGTGTCCACGCTTAGAACACACGGCGACTGACGACTGTCTGTCTAGAAAGGATCCAGCACGGGAGGGTTCCAACTTTGTGTGCTCGAACGCGCCTGATCGCTCATATAGACAAGCGACGCGCGCGGAGTCGGCATCTGCTCTTCGGGTGTAACGCattctgagagagagagagagagagagagagagagagagagtgtcgTTCGAACCGCCGGTGCAATGATGCCGGACAGCGAAACGAGAAAATGCAGCGGGTGTTGGACTCCCCCAAAAATCGCCCGAAAGCGCCGCCCGTGGGTGTGAAGCAGAAAAGCGAACGGATCCTGTGAATCCGAAAAACTCGCTGGCCAGGAGAGCAGCGCGCCGTAGAGAAACGGGCCTTATCCTCACTGACCTTGATCGGTGATGACACAACCCAAAAAAAGGGGGGGGAGAGCAGAAGAAACCGTCGGTTATGTCCTCTCTTCGCCAGATATTGCCAAGAATAACTGGGTAAACAAGAGGACATACCTGGTACAACGCCCCGGTCGCTTGAGCGACCGTCGGTTCTTCGATGCTGTACTCAAGGCTAGTGGCAAAGCCACAGAACCCGCTGCTGGAACCTCATCCACGTGCGTAATCTCCTCCCTCGATGTCCCTCGGCGTCCCTCGGTATCCGAATCTCCCGAtgccgcgagcgcgcgtagAGGTTATGTCCGCCGATCTGAAAAATAGCGTGACACCTCTCCTTTTCGCGCGGTCAGCAACGTTAACGCGTGCCACACAAGACCGCTGATGCCAAATAAGGAAATTAGCTCACCTGAGATATCAAAGAAGACAGCATCGCCGCCGACGAAAGCGAACGCAACGAGCTATCTGCTCGCGAATTGACGTGCGAGCGATCTCGCTATCTATCCGCATAGGAGGAAAAACGACGATGTCGAAGCCTCCATTCTCTCGAACGTTTGCCTGCACGTTCTGCCCTGATGCCATGGTATAACGCACGAAACCGAAAGAAACTGGTGGAGAATCTCCACGAGACGCTGCCGAACCGGCGAGCACATCCAAGGCTGCGCGCGTGATCTCGCCGTCTCGAGTAAT
This genomic interval carries:
- the LOC105286962 gene encoding uncharacterized protein LOC105286962, which translates into the protein MDLDNIAQQVIKRLKVEKPKHPIFSASREQFSRWKYNNIYENQWNNSEGRQIIDILFNILLHKPTFDAVVHSLKSDLFRQYLFMIKFEYKDRIVPLIVIFQSVARRLGIYCDLISDRVVPGLGVTYPNEWLLRWNPKWLT